One segment of Toxotes jaculatrix isolate fToxJac2 chromosome 8, fToxJac2.pri, whole genome shotgun sequence DNA contains the following:
- the mc2r gene encoding adrenocorticotropic hormone receptor encodes METMNTTSVVQSDCPNVEVPVPLFFTIGLVSLAENLLVVVAVIRNRNLHSPMYCFICSLAGFNTIASLTKTCENVMIVFADVGQLEKKGSSETKLDDVMDSLLCMSFIGSIFSFLAIAVDRYITIFHALRYHNIMTMRRTRAILVVIWATCGVSGVLMVRFFESMIIMVCFVVFFIISLVIIYFLYVYMFMLARIHARKIAALPTSSGRKCRGQRRWGSSMRGALTLTILFGTFVVCWAPFFLHLIIIMVCPTNPYCECYRSLFQLHMVLLMSHAIIDPAIYAFRSAELRQTFRKMLLCSNWK; translated from the exons atgGAAACTATGAACACTACCTCAGTGGTCCAGTCAGACTGCCCCAACGTGGAAGTCCCCGTCCCTCTCTTCTTCACCATTGGATTAGTGAGCCTGGCTGAGAACCTCCTGGTTGTGGTGGCCGTCATACGGAACAGGAACCTTCACTCGCCCATGTACTGCTTCATCTGCAGCCTGGCGGGCTTCAACACCATTGCCAGCCTCACCAAAACCTGTGAGAACGTGATGATTGTGTTTGCCGATGTGGGACAACTGGAGAAGAAAGGTTCCTCTGAGACCAAGCTGGACGATGTGATGGACTCCCTGCTGTGTATGTCGTTCATTGGCTCCATTTTCAGTTTCCTGGCCATTGCTGTGGATCG ttacaTCACCATCTTCCATGCACTGCGATATCACAACATCATGACAATGCGGCGCACCAGGGCCATCTTGGTTGTCATCTGGGCAACGTGTGGGGTATCAGGTGTACTCATGGTGAGGTTCTTCGAGTCCATGATCATCATGGTTTGCTTTGTCGTCTTCTTCATCATCTCCTTGGTGATTATCTACTTCCTCTACGTCTACATGTTCATGCTGGCACGCATCCATGCCAGGAAGATCGCAGCTCTGCCCACCAGCAGCGGGAGGAAGTGTCGGGGCCAGCGGAGGTGGGGCAGCAGCATGAGAGGGGCCTTGACTCTCACCATTCTGTTTGGGACATTCGTGGTGTGTTGGGCGCCGTTTTTCCTCcacctcatcatcatcatggtgtGCCCCACGAACCCATACTGCGAGTGCTACCGATCGCTGTTCCAGCTGCACATGGTTCTGCTGATGAGCCACGCCATCATCGACCCAGCCATCTATGCCTTCCGCAGCGCGGAGCTCAGACAGACCTTCAGGAAGATGCTGCTTTGTTCAAACTGGAA ATAG